The genome window TTACCATTGGAAATGCGGGCGATTCGGATCTCACAGTTTCATCAATAGTTCTTTCAGGAAGTGATGTCTATAGTTTGCCGACGAATCCCGCTCCTGTAAATATCCCTGTTGGTGAAGAACAGGTCTTCATAATCAGATTCACCTCAGATATCACAGGAGCAAGAACAGGAACCGTCACTATTAACAGCGACGATCCCGATGAATCGAGCTTTCAGTTATCCCTTACAGGGTATGCTACTTCATAATAAATTTTATGGAAGATATGTTCATAGGATGGCCGACACTTGCCAGTCGGTCCTGTTTGAAAGACAGCATGAGAAGCTTTGCAGACAATGCTGTCTTTTTTAATCACAAACCAACTTTTATAATCTCTTCCGATCTTGAAACTCAAGAACATTGTGATTTTGCTGTTTCTATTGCGGAAGACATTAAAAAAACTTCAGGTATAGAAACAGTTGGCATTGGAAAAAAAACTAGTTCTGACTTCATTCAGAGTCTTGCAACTGACTTTGATCCTGAGGTCCTATCCTATGCTTTGGTTCATGATAACAATACCAATCATTTTGGACACAATTCAAATCAGCTGATTCTTGCGACAGCGGGCAGGAATTATATTCAGTCTGATGATGACGTATATTGTCAGCCCGGTCATTACGAGAACACTCTTTCAGATAAACTGGAATATTCCAATGCATATCTCCCAGCAGATCTTCAAATTTTTCATTCCAGGGATGAGATGCTGGAGAAAGCAAAGGATTTCAGTGTGGATGTTCTTACAGAGCATTACAGACTTCTTGGCAAATCCGTTGATGATGATAAAGTTATCTCCCTTACGACTTCAGGTGCCTATGGGGACTCTGGTATGGGTAATCTCCGCTTCCTGATGAGGCTTAAAGGGGAGAATCGAAGAATTAAGCTTGCTTCTGATGAGGTGTACAACAGGAATAAGTTTGCCAGGGACATCATTCGCATTCCAAAAGGGACGACCATAGGGTCTGGAACCCATTTGATGGGAATGAATATCGGAGTCCTTAACAAAGAGTTTATACCTCCTTTTTTTCCTCTAGGAAGAAGTGTGGATCTCTTATTTTCTGTCATGACTCGTCTAGTAAATCTGAATAGTAATACCGCATTTCTGGGTTTTGGATTGTTTCATAGTCCTGAGGACACGAGATTTTACGCAGAAGACAGCATGCAGAGATTAAAACCGAATTTGGTAGATCTCATTATGTCTGTTATCCTTGCCTGCAGACCGGATCGTGAAATTACATCTCCACATAATCGCCTAAATGATATTGCTGATGTATTATTGGAGTTTTCAAGCTTCGGAAAAATAGAGTTTGTCGAGGTTGTTCATGATCTCTGGAGCAAAAGCATACAGGTCTATGCACTGGAGTTGGAAAATCTCCTGGAGGAATACAAACGGAAGCCTGTTTCCTGGGCTACCGACACAGACCTTCTGCTTGATGACATCTATGAACTTCTGAGGGAGCCTTCTTACCTTTTTTCAAAAAAACGATATGGTTTCAATTCTGATGATATTCAATATCATATGGGGATGTATGGTAAGCTCCTTAAAATCTGGCCGGATATTCATAAGCATTCTGCCCAGCTTAATCAGGAAGGCCGGGGGCTTTTGAAATAGTCTATTGTTTTCAACAGACCTTCTCTTAAATCAATCTTTGGTTCCCAGTTCAATTTCTGTCTGGCCAGGGTAATATCGGGTTTTCTTCTTTTGGGATCATCTTTGGGAAGGGGTAGGTATACTTTTTGACTTTTAGAGTCTGTCAGCTCAATTATCATATCAGCTAATTCGTTCATCGTCACTTCCATGGGATTCCCGATATTGATCGGTCCGGTTAAATCCTTTGAATCCATCATTTGTATCATAGCATTTACAATATCATCCACATAGCAGAAACTTCTGGTCTGGTTTCCATCTCCAAAGATTGTGATATCCTGATTCTGCAATGCCTGGACAATAAAATTGCTCACAACTCTGCCATCGTCACTTCTCATATGGGGACCGTATGTATTGAATATCCGGAGCACTTTAATGTTGACTTTGTTCTCCCTGTAGTAATCGAAAAAAAGAGTTTCGGCGCATCGTTTCCCCTCGTCATAACATGCTCTTGGCCCTATTGTGTTAACATTTCCCCAATAGCTTTCCAATTGCGGATGTATTTCCGGATCACCGTATATTTCACTTGTAGATGCTTGAAGGATGGGGATATTCAGGTTTTTTGCCAGTTCCAGCATGTTTATGGCCCCTATTACACTGGTTTTTGTTGTCTGTACTGGATCATGCAGGTAGTGGATGGGACTAGCAGGACAGGCAAGATTATAGATCTGGTCCAATTCAAGAGATATGGGATTAATGATGTTATGGTGAAGAATTTCAAAATAGGAATTATCCATAAGCTGGAGCAGGTTCTCTTTAGTACCAGTGAAAAAATTATCGAGGCATAGTACTTTATTGCCTGATTCCAGCAGTTTAGAACATAGATGAGATCCGATTAAACCAGCTCCTCCAGTAACCAATATTCTTATCATGTTTTAGCCTAATAGGTAACAAAATGAATTATCTGTAAACTAATAATATACAACAAATCCGGTGAATTATCATTAACCATTAAAGCAGGCCGGCAGCATGAAACAGAGGCTTTTTTCCATCCTCTGTGGGGAGCAGAACCACCTGACGCTGGGGAGTGTCCTCTTCTTCCCCGTAGTAAGCAGAGTGTCTGAGTCAGTTTGTGATGACCAAACGTTTAGGAGTCGACGACAAAAGGGCCAATTATCTCGTAATTGTTTGTTTTGTTGATTTCATCTTCGGCCAATACTTTTAAGATGAGGTAATAGGTTCCAGTAAGCTCAGGCCAAGGAAGGTTAAAATCTAACCAATCTGAATAATCTCCACTTAGGAGTGCTTCAATTGTTGCTGATGTGATGAGTGTATCCTCTTCGTCCCAATTCTCATCTTCAGAAGCATAGGCTCCCCAGAAAATCTGATCAGTACCGTCTGCTGAACCCTCATTCTTTATATTAAATCCAATATATGTCTCATCACCAACATTAGAAGGTGGTGTATGTTCATCCGTATCCTCAATCAGATAATCGATATTTTTCATAACAACAATTTCAACAGGTACGGTAATATATCCTGTGTTATCACTGAAATACAGATCATCCTCGGCGCTCAACGAGACGATCAAGTTATAATCCGTATTTTTATCCGGATAGGGCCAAGTTCCGGAAAAGGGTATGGAAAGAGAATCCTGGTAGGCCTCCAGGGGCGATTCGGAACCCTGAGAAACGATGGTGTCTCCACTTCCGATGATCAAGTCTTCTGAGTAGTAGACAATCCAAGAAATGGACTGGGTACCGTCGTCAGAGCCGCTGTTTTTAAAGGTAAATGATCCTGAAAAATCACTGCCACCCGAATAGTCAGATTCATATGTGGTTACCGATACAGTATTATAGTTTACATCATCTAATGCAGGAGAGCTTGTGGCTACATTGATGGTTGTTTCCGCCGTATTCAATTGGCTGTCTGTTACCTTCACGATGGCTGTTCCTCCCAGGTCCGAGGGGGCCGTGTAGAGGTTGTTTATCAGAGATTCCCCCGTACCGCCAATGGATTGTTCCAGTGAATAACTGTACTCACCAGTTCCTCCGTTTGCTTCCAGAGTTACTTTTTTCCCTCTGTAGATTGAAATAAAGGAGGGACTGAGTGTTAGAAGCGAGACAGATGGAGAGACTATGGTGAGCAGGGATTGGCCTGTTGCTCCGTAGCTGTCTTCTACCTGCACAATGACCATACCTGTTTTGTCCGATGGAGCCGTATAGCTGTTGTCTGTTAGCTTTTCACCACTACCTCCCAAGGCGGTCGACAGAGTAAGCTCATAGGGCGGTACGCCGCCTTCTATTTCAAGAGTAAGACTCTGGGAGCTTAAAAGCTGAGCCTCAGAGGGGCTAATGGATAAGACCTGCCCATCAGGTCCGTCCAATATTTCCGAGAAAGGGGTCGCTTGTACACACGCCGCTAAAATGATGATTACGATCTGAAAGATCAGGATTGCTTTTAGGTTTATCTTTTGCATTATGAAATACGTCTATGGAACTACAATGATAAATTTACACCCAAAGTGGGGTAAAATCCTGAAAAAATTGTAGATTGTTCAAAATAGAATGTATAATCTCCCGAATAGTAAAAACTGAAGCTGTCATACAGAGGAATTTCTGCACCAAGCCCCAAGGACAGATAGGGGAGTGTGGAATAGGTCAGATCCTTATTGGATGAGTTCACTGTGAAGTAGGATAATCCTGAACTGAGCCTTGCAAGTAATCTGCTCCCGGAGGCGATACCAAGACTCATCTGTATTTCCGGACCCAAAGAATAAAAATTATTAGTGGAACTGGTTAGCAGTCCATCACTTTCAAAGTGATCCCAGGAAATCCGTCCTCCCAGATCAAGATCCATTTTCCATTTCTTTAATTGATAAGCGCCATAAAGCGAGAAATGAGATCCGTAGGAAAAATATTCAGCTGCCTTTCCAGTACTAATGAGTGGTGAACCTGACAAGGATACAGTAATCAAGGATTCCTCAATTTTAACTTCCTTTACTTCAGCTTCTATTTCAAGGGGGGCCTCTTCAATGGATTCCGTGGGAACCTTCTCTACTTCTGTGAACCCTTCTTCACTGTCTACTTTGTTATTACTCCACCAGTCCCAACCGGGAGGCGGTTCTGCTTTTACAATTTCCAGATGTTCTCTTATAACGGGAATAATTCTATCTACGCTGCTGTTGATATATGCATTGGAAAAACCTTCCAGATACGAATCCCTCTGTATTGAGATGAGTAGCTGTTTATCCCAGGTTGAATAGCAATTCATTATCAGTGATAGATTATGATCCGTTTGGGTATAGTGCGTTTCAATTATAAAAAATGCTCCCAGCCAGCCTGCTTTATCTAGGAGCTCTTCAATGGTTATTACATCTTCTACCTGTATGGTGTTCAAGTTGTACTCTTTGAGTTTGTTCGTTGTGGTGTCGTTTATGAGTTTTAAAAAATCCTTTGAATCACTCTTGGTAAAAACCAGGATATTGGGTTCCCGTTCTACTTCTTCTGCATTAATAGTATTGACCGGAATTATAGCTGTCAGGAGGACGAACAGCTTGAGAGTATATTTGAAAAGATTTTGATTCTTCATTTTTTTTATTTTCAGTTTCCTTTGGTATCGCTTTGAAACACCACCTGGTCTCCTGCTTCGGGTTTTACTGAAAAATCATAGAGTATTTCCAATTCTCCAAGAACAAAACCCTCTTCAAAAGATGTGATAATTCCACTCGCTAGAACCAACTCTTCATTTTTATTCCGATCTTTGACTACCGTGAATTCTGCACCAATTTTTAGCTCACTTTCATCATCATATTGAATTGTAATCTTATTAAACTGAGCCTTTGTAATCATACCTGTGATGATATCCGGCTCTTCATTCTTTTTATTTACACTCTGTGCCTCTAGGGTTGAATCCACTTCACTTTCCGTCGATAGGGAAGGACTCTCCTGATTTCGAATGTTGTCAGAATCAATTTTTTGAAGGATATAGAAGGCGTTTGATAATTCTGGAATGGAATCTATCTTCTGCCGTAGCTCAGATTCTTTTGACCTGTATTCCCCACTGGCGTATTCGTTAGTGAGTGCTCGTGATAAACGGCCTAATTCTGTCATAAGTGCGCTGTATCGATCAGTTCTTTTTGAGTTTTCATTCTGAGATGTTATTTTGACCCCCATATTTTCTTGAAGCAAGGGGATCAAGTTCTGGTAGAATTCAAAGGTTTTTGGGGGGACTAATCTATCAGTCTCATTTTGATCTTTCATAAATTTTTCAATTTCAGTTAGTTTAGCTAACCCTTCCTGTGGATTCTCATTTTGAATATCCTGAAAAATCTCAAGGAATTTACGCTGCACGATGTCCATAAAAATTTCAGACTGTTTTGTTTTTAATTCTGAATCATTGATAATTGGATTTTCCTGTTCTGTTATCATAGAAGCAGGACTTTCCAGGGACTCTATGGATCCCTGGAGATTCTGTTGCTCTTCAACCAGTAATTCCTTTTCGGAAACGGCCGCTTCAAGAACCTCTTCAGTCTCATTTCTTTCATTCAGAATTTCATCGATCTTCAAATTCAGATCATCTAGGCTCAGACTATAAAACTCTACCATTTCGTTTGTTAGATTCAAAAGAAGGTC of Oceanispirochaeta crateris contains these proteins:
- a CDS encoding choice-of-anchor D domain-containing protein, translating into MKRLFGFIFILLLISMVFMSCEDVNNGSPDISITGKSEASGDDGSLSNGDLIDFGNVYSPIDEDLSFTIGNAGDSDLTVSSIVLSGSDVYSLPTNPAPVNIPVGEEQVFIIRFTSDITGARTGTVTINSDDPDESSFQLSLTGYATS
- a CDS encoding UDP-glucuronic acid decarboxylase family protein — its product is MIRILVTGGAGLIGSHLCSKLLESGNKVLCLDNFFTGTKENLLQLMDNSYFEILHHNIINPISLELDQIYNLACPASPIHYLHDPVQTTKTSVIGAINMLELAKNLNIPILQASTSEIYGDPEIHPQLESYWGNVNTIGPRACYDEGKRCAETLFFDYYRENKVNIKVLRIFNTYGPHMRSDDGRVVSNFIVQALQNQDITIFGDGNQTRSFCYVDDIVNAMIQMMDSKDLTGPINIGNPMEVTMNELADMIIELTDSKSQKVYLPLPKDDPKRRKPDITLARQKLNWEPKIDLREGLLKTIDYFKSPRPS